A single region of the Methanomicrobia archaeon genome encodes:
- a CDS encoding TRAM domain-containing protein has translation MDYSGERRGFTAPITVGETYDVTIEDVGREGDGIARIEGFVVFVPNTQKGDTVKIRVTKVSRRVAFGEVVTE, from the coding sequence ATGGACTATAGTGGCGAGAGGCGGGGATTTACCGCCCCTATAACCGTTGGCGAGACCTACGACGTTACGATCGAGGACGTCGGACGTGAAGGAGACGGCATCGCTCGTATAGAGGGATTTGTGGTCTTCGTGCCCAACACGCAGAAAGGGGATACGGTAAAAATCCGTGTGACCAAGGTATCGAGACGGGTTGCTTTTGGCGAAGTAGTTACTGAATGA
- a CDS encoding MFS transporter has product MRFAVKEQLTEEEIQSGLRTVIKDGLAAQTMITLTGGAFLVAFALLLGASNFIIGLVAAIPPLAQLMQIPAVYLVEKYRARRAICFYAIIASRGFWILIAVIPFLFGLTGVLPVLIVALVLYAAFGAVSSSSWNSWMRDLVPQDQLGVFFSKRMSLTLGVGIPLSLAAGFFIDYWTRLYPTQAIYSYSILFLLGFVAGMLDAYYVSTIPEPQMTRPPRQPRFLVVLSKPFRDANFKNLMLFLCSWNFAVNLAAPFFTVYLLKRLEFEISFIIALLVLSQLMNIAFLRLWGRFSDRYSNKSVLGVSGPLFILCILAWTFTTLPEQYVLTIPLLVLIHIFMGISTAGVTLSTGNIGLKLAPKGEATAYLAANSFVNSLAAGIAPIVGGLFADFFVNRELSWTLRWFSPGGELVIQTLNFREWDFFFFLAFLIGTYSIHRLALVKEVGEVEEKIVIRELIAEVKRPLRNFSTAGGLRHMLQFPFSLMRTTVAKTKPKNPRRP; this is encoded by the coding sequence ATGAGATTCGCGGTAAAAGAGCAGCTCACTGAGGAAGAGATCCAATCCGGACTGCGCACCGTCATCAAGGACGGCCTGGCGGCGCAAACGATGATCACGTTGACCGGCGGAGCATTTTTAGTTGCATTCGCACTGCTCCTCGGTGCTTCTAACTTCATTATCGGGCTCGTCGCTGCAATCCCACCGCTTGCGCAATTGATGCAAATCCCCGCGGTCTATCTTGTCGAGAAGTATCGGGCACGACGTGCAATTTGCTTCTACGCGATCATCGCAAGTCGCGGTTTCTGGATACTCATCGCCGTTATACCGTTCCTCTTCGGCCTTACCGGGGTCCTCCCCGTTCTTATCGTCGCGCTCGTGCTCTACGCGGCGTTTGGCGCGGTGAGCAGCAGCAGCTGGAACTCCTGGATGCGCGACCTCGTGCCACAGGACCAATTGGGTGTGTTCTTCTCGAAACGCATGAGTTTAACACTCGGGGTGGGTATACCGCTCAGCCTCGCTGCAGGCTTCTTCATCGATTACTGGACACGGCTCTACCCCACGCAGGCGATCTACAGTTACTCAATTCTCTTCCTGCTCGGCTTCGTCGCGGGCATGCTCGATGCCTATTACGTCTCGACCATTCCGGAGCCACAAATGACACGTCCACCCCGCCAGCCTCGGTTCTTAGTCGTGCTCTCAAAGCCCTTCAGGGATGCGAATTTCAAGAATCTCATGCTGTTTCTGTGCTCCTGGAACTTCGCCGTTAACCTTGCCGCACCCTTCTTCACGGTTTACCTGCTGAAACGACTGGAGTTTGAGATCTCGTTCATTATCGCCCTGCTCGTTCTGAGCCAGCTGATGAACATCGCCTTCTTACGACTCTGGGGCCGATTCTCAGATCGCTACAGTAACAAATCAGTGCTCGGCGTCAGTGGTCCGCTCTTCATACTCTGCATCCTCGCCTGGACCTTCACGACCCTGCCCGAGCAGTATGTCCTCACCATACCGCTCCTTGTGCTCATCCATATCTTCATGGGCATCTCCACCGCGGGCGTGACACTGTCCACGGGTAATATCGGGCTTAAACTGGCGCCGAAGGGTGAGGCAACCGCGTATCTGGCAGCCAATAGCTTTGTCAATTCCCTGGCGGCCGGTATTGCACCGATCGTTGGCGGGCTCTTCGCAGACTTCTTTGTCAATCGCGAGCTCTCATGGACGCTTAGATGGTTCAGTCCCGGCGGCGAACTGGTGATTCAAACGTTGAACTTCCGTGAATGGGATTTCTTCTTCTTCCTTGCATTTCTCATTGGCACGTACTCCATCCACCGTTTGGCACTGGTTAAAGAGGTGGGCGAGGTGGAGGAGAAGATCGTTATTCGAGAATTGATTGCTGAGGTCAAGAGACCACTGCGGAATTTCTCCACCGCGGGCGGACTGCGCCACATGCTCCAGTTCCCCTTCTCACTCATGCGAACAACGGTAGCGAAGACGAAACCGAAGAACCCGCGGAGGCCGTAA
- a CDS encoding 30S ribosomal protein S7, with the protein MGADILFGKIFNKWDPADVTITDIAIERHISLSPVSALHSGGAHASQQFEESKVCVVERLINKIMRSERNTGKKLMAYRIVNTAFDLVHEATGQNPLQVLVDAIQNAGPREETIRLRFGGILVPKAVDMSSQRRVDQALMFITQGAEKCAFKNKKRIERCLADELIAASRNAKCFSVSKREEKERIARAAR; encoded by the coding sequence ATGGGAGCCGATATATTGTTTGGCAAGATCTTTAATAAGTGGGACCCGGCGGATGTGACGATCACGGACATCGCTATCGAGCGGCACATCAGCCTCTCTCCCGTGTCGGCACTGCATTCCGGCGGTGCGCATGCAAGCCAGCAATTCGAGGAATCGAAGGTTTGTGTCGTGGAACGCCTGATCAACAAGATCATGCGGTCCGAGCGCAACACCGGGAAGAAGCTGATGGCCTACCGGATCGTGAATACCGCGTTTGATCTTGTTCATGAGGCCACAGGTCAGAATCCGCTCCAGGTGCTTGTGGATGCGATTCAGAATGCCGGCCCGCGCGAGGAGACGATTCGACTGCGGTTCGGTGGTATTCTCGTGCCCAAAGCCGTGGATATGTCCTCGCAACGGCGGGTAGATCAAGCGCTCATGTTCATTACCCAGGGCGCCGAGAAATGCGCCTTCAAGAACAAGAAGCGGATCGAGCGATGCCTCGCGGACGAACTTATCGCAGCATCACGGAACGCGAAGTGCTTCTCGGTGAGTAAGAGGGAGGAGAAGGAGCGAATCGCACGAGCCGCACGGTAG